The Prochlorococcus marinus str. MIT 9301 genome segment TGAATTTTTTGGAGAATATAATTTAGGAAATATCTATTGAAAGATAGCTATTCAAGAAAAACTCCTTCCTCATTATCAACATTATTTAAACGTAAACTAATACTTTCTATTTTACTAGTTGGTACTTTTTTGCCACAAAAATCTGGCTGAATGGGTAATTCTCTATGACCTCTATCTACCATTACTAATAACATCACCCTTTGAGGTCTGCCCCATGAATATAAAGCATCCATTGCAGCTCTAATTGTTCTACCTGTGTAAATTACATCATCTATTAAAAGAATTTCTTTTTTCTCAATAGGAGTTGGAATATCAGCAGCTTGTATTAGTCGAGTTCCAACTCTATTTTGGTCATCTCTATAAAAAGTTGGATCAATTGTTCCTTTTCTAACTCTTAAACCTGTTCTTGAGAATAATTCCTTTGCTAGGACTTCGGTCAGAGGAATTCCTCTTGTCGGTATACCAATCAATAAAAGGTTATCCAGTTTTTTTACTTTTTCGATAATTTCGCAAGTTAAACGCGAAATAGTTTTTCTAAGTTCAACTTCAGTAAGTATTACAATCTTTTTTGAATTCTTGGACATGATTTATCAAGAAATAAAATTAATCTAATATTTTCATAAATTAGCAAAAGCTAACTATGTTAAATATAAATTGTTAAAGAGTAACGTTTGAAGCTAAATTTAAGATTGGATCAGTTAACAATGAATTTGATCTAAATATGTCAAAGATTAGCAGCAAAAATATAAAAAGTTTAAGTGTTCCTCAGAGCCCTGTAGTTCTTGCAATACTAGATGGTTGGGGATATCGAAAAGAAAAATCAGATAATGCTATAAAAAGTGCCAGTACACCAATCATGGACTCATTGTGGCATGCCTACCCTCATACCCTTATAAGTGCTAGCGGATCTGATGTAGGCCTCCCAGATGGTCAAATGGGCAATTCAGAGGTAGGGCACCTTACCA includes the following:
- the pyrR gene encoding bifunctional pyr operon transcriptional regulator/uracil phosphoribosyltransferase PyrR — encoded protein: MSKNSKKIVILTEVELRKTISRLTCEIIEKVKKLDNLLLIGIPTRGIPLTEVLAKELFSRTGLRVRKGTIDPTFYRDDQNRVGTRLIQAADIPTPIEKKEILLIDDVIYTGRTIRAAMDALYSWGRPQRVMLLVMVDRGHRELPIQPDFCGKKVPTSKIESISLRLNNVDNEEGVFLE